From a single Clostridium isatidis genomic region:
- the rsxE gene encoding electron transport complex subunit RsxE, translating to MNRIVERLKNGLLTENPIFVQVLAMCPTLAVTTSVENALGMGIAATVVLIFSNAMISALRKFIPDKIRIPAYIVVIASFVTMIDMLIQGYLPSLYASLGIFIPLIVVNCVILGRAEAYASKNPIIPSIFDGIGMGLGFTLGLFLIASFREILGAGKFLGIKVLPEAFKPASIMILAPGAFFTLGVLVIILNYFKIKKSAQTGEEFKPLEHNCESCSGCGTGTCDIDDRLQLKKEDI from the coding sequence ATGAATAGAATAGTTGAAAGATTAAAAAATGGACTGCTTACAGAAAATCCGATTTTTGTTCAGGTTTTAGCTATGTGTCCTACTCTAGCAGTTACAACAAGTGTAGAGAATGCATTGGGGATGGGAATAGCAGCAACTGTAGTTTTAATATTTTCTAATGCAATGATTTCAGCTCTTAGAAAATTTATACCTGATAAAATTAGAATACCAGCTTATATTGTTGTAATAGCTTCATTTGTTACAATGATTGATATGTTGATACAAGGATATTTACCAAGTTTATATGCATCCCTTGGTATTTTTATACCACTAATAGTTGTTAATTGTGTTATTTTGGGAAGAGCTGAGGCCTATGCTTCTAAAAATCCAATAATACCTTCAATTTTTGATGGAATTGGAATGGGACTTGGTTTTACTTTGGGGTTATTTTTGATTGCTTCCTTTAGGGAGATATTAGGTGCAGGAAAATTTTTAGGTATAAAAGTGTTGCCAGAAGCATTTAAGCCTGCTTCCATTATGATTTTAGCACCAGGTGCTTTTTTCACCTTAGGAGTTTTAGTTATAATTTTGAATTATTTTAAAATTAAAAAATCTGCACAAACAGGTGAAGAGTTTAAGCCTCTTGAACATAATTGTGAAAGCTGTTCAGGCTGCGGTACTGGTACTTGTGATATTGATGATAGGCTTCAATTAAAAAAAGAGGACATATAG
- a CDS encoding RnfABCDGE type electron transport complex subunit G: protein MKENFKLGGILLVICVIAASLLGAVNNLTKEAILENSKISQADLTYLLSEADSIKDAAVELKEESNIKEVYEAVKGTDIIGHVIKFTSKGFHGDIDFAIAISEDKITGLKVMAHNETPGLGAKIKEEEFTARFRNKPIKEYLKVVKVEPSSDNEVQAVTGATVSSNATINGVNEAIAFYLTEIKGEEVAAPDVETSASSSVEEGLDVETGASSDAETSASTEGTSN, encoded by the coding sequence ATGAAAGAGAATTTTAAATTAGGAGGAATCCTTTTAGTAATTTGCGTAATAGCAGCCTCATTACTTGGTGCTGTAAATAATTTAACAAAAGAAGCAATATTAGAGAATTCTAAAATCAGTCAAGCTGATTTAACTTATTTATTATCAGAAGCGGATAGTATAAAAGATGCAGCAGTTGAATTAAAAGAAGAAAGTAACATAAAGGAAGTTTATGAAGCTGTGAAGGGAACTGATATTATAGGCCATGTTATTAAGTTTACTAGTAAGGGGTTTCATGGAGATATTGATTTTGCAATAGCGATATCAGAGGATAAGATAACAGGGTTAAAAGTAATGGCTCATAATGAAACTCCAGGACTTGGAGCAAAGATTAAGGAAGAAGAATTTACTGCAAGGTTTAGAAATAAGCCTATTAAAGAATATTTAAAGGTTGTTAAAGTTGAACCTAGTTCTGATAATGAAGTACAAGCTGTAACAGGAGCAACTGTTTCAAGTAATGCAACAATTAATGGTGTTAATGAGGCAATAGCATTTTATCTAACTGAAATTAAGGGAGAAGAAGTAGCAGCTCCAGACGTAGAAACAAGTGCTAGCTCTAGTGTTGAAGAAGGTTTAGATGTAGAAACAGGAGCTAGCTCAGATGCAGAAACTAGCGCAAGTACAGAAGGAACTTCAAATTAG
- a CDS encoding RnfABCDGE type electron transport complex subunit D, translating to MEKIKLTISPAPHVRKGSGLNKIMIDFIIALIPAVIAGVYFYKMDSVKILLTTVISSIIAEGVWNKFVKKTTFITDLSPIVQGIILGLIMPTYVPIWIPIIGSIFSIIVVKQFFGGFGQNFMNPAAATKAFLIASWAGAMAKPVTDATSAASGTEAVSSASVAVVEATASIFERILGQATGSIGETSILALCLGGVYLIFRGRINFRGPIAFILSAMLVNSYLDKELLLSGAYFLAAIYMTTDYGTTPMTKIGQYIFGVIAGVMASIIVIIGYNTEGPYYGIILANLFAPLLDYFCTKKIKVKKEAL from the coding sequence TTGGAAAAGATAAAACTTACAATATCCCCTGCGCCCCATGTTAGAAAAGGTTCAGGGCTTAATAAGATAATGATAGATTTTATTATAGCTTTAATTCCTGCAGTTATAGCGGGAGTATACTTTTATAAAATGGATTCAGTTAAAATACTATTAACTACTGTAATATCAAGTATAATTGCTGAAGGAGTTTGGAATAAGTTCGTAAAGAAAACAACTTTTATTACAGACTTAAGTCCAATTGTTCAAGGAATTATATTAGGATTAATTATGCCTACATATGTACCAATATGGATACCAATAATAGGTTCAATATTTAGTATCATTGTTGTAAAGCAATTCTTTGGTGGATTTGGTCAAAACTTTATGAATCCAGCTGCTGCTACAAAAGCCTTTCTAATAGCATCTTGGGCAGGGGCAATGGCAAAACCGGTAACAGATGCAACTAGTGCTGCTTCTGGTACAGAAGCGGTTTCATCGGCTTCTGTAGCAGTTGTGGAAGCAACAGCTTCTATATTTGAAAGGATATTAGGTCAAGCTACTGGAAGTATAGGAGAAACTTCAATTTTAGCGCTATGTCTAGGTGGGGTGTATTTAATATTTCGAGGTAGAATTAATTTTAGGGGACCAATTGCATTTATATTATCAGCTATGCTCGTAAATAGTTATTTGGATAAGGAATTACTGCTTTCGGGGGCATACTTCCTGGCAGCAATTTATATGACTACAGATTATGGTACAACTCCTATGACTAAAATTGGTCAGTATATTTTTGGTGTAATAGCAGGTGTTATGGCATCAATAATAGTTATTATAGGATATAATACTGAAGGTCCTTATTATGGAATAATATTAGCAAATTTATTTGCTCCATTACTTGATTACTTTTGCACAAAGAAAATAAAAGTAAAGAAGGAGGCTCTATAA
- a CDS encoding 4Fe-4S dicluster domain-containing protein produces MFFDFFSNRLSSNKLFKIKEDSIKKLITETNSDKNESKKFIEKLNTYFEGNQNNKIIIKAFSFQPNINGYGIILRSRKEDFIKGLEKIKSIGEVKFVVDGNDKNLEKDLGEFGEVIKLPSKTDLYKDKISSIIYGDKKDVLIFDLIEVIQIGQAAVSKEIEILFTVYGSSIQGGTVVSVNENATYRQVYEGLNGTISKLKKVINGGNFNGIAIYDLDEKISLNTKGILFLSDNDIDIGESAPCIRCGECLKVCPENLNPAKLLELHKIKEDDELIKFGLEKCIECGLCSYVCPSKIEVAQTMKTAKFLINKKSK; encoded by the coding sequence TTGTTTTTTGATTTTTTTAGTAACAGATTGAGTTCTAATAAGCTTTTTAAGATTAAGGAAGATAGTATTAAAAAGCTAATTACAGAAACAAACTCAGATAAAAATGAATCTAAAAAATTCATAGAAAAGCTAAATACTTATTTTGAAGGAAATCAGAATAATAAAATTATCATTAAAGCTTTTAGTTTTCAACCCAATATAAATGGTTATGGAATCATTTTAAGGTCTAGAAAAGAGGATTTTATAAAAGGATTAGAAAAAATAAAATCCATTGGAGAAGTTAAATTTGTAGTAGATGGAAATGATAAGAATCTTGAAAAGGATTTAGGAGAATTTGGTGAAGTTATAAAATTACCATCAAAAACAGATCTGTATAAGGATAAAATATCTTCAATTATTTATGGAGATAAAAAGGATGTACTTATTTTTGATTTAATTGAAGTGATTCAAATTGGACAAGCAGCTGTAAGTAAAGAAATAGAAATCCTCTTCACTGTTTATGGTAGTTCTATACAAGGAGGAACTGTAGTATCTGTAAATGAAAATGCTACTTATAGGCAGGTTTATGAAGGTTTAAATGGTACTATTAGCAAATTAAAGAAAGTTATTAATGGTGGAAATTTTAATGGAATTGCTATATATGATTTAGATGAAAAAATATCACTAAATACAAAAGGAATATTATTTTTAAGTGATAATGATATTGATATTGGAGAAAGTGCTCCTTGTATTAGATGTGGTGAATGTTTAAAAGTATGTCCTGAAAATCTAAATCCTGCAAAATTATTAGAATTGCATAAGATTAAAGAAGATGATGAGCTAATAAAATTTGGGCTTGAGAAATGTATAGAATGTGGACTATGTAGTTATGTATGTCCATCAAAAATCGAAGTAGCTCAAACTATGAAAACCGCGAAATTTTTAATAAATAAAAAGTCTAAATAG
- a CDS encoding SEC-C metal-binding domain-containing protein encodes MKDINKLQEEIVIKDAKKADKIWKELEKDKKLEYYLTMMTKEELLKIGYINKVKGLSSLKKQDLVVRIKDIILEKINHMLSNLDLERLEYLQEVLRHNGKKEYNPKEIINATYFRNRGILFTAVNNRKLFAVMPLEIFNLIKEKLDDNYKKKSKFNSEVINLISGLLYYYGVIECSTLKKLLEDNYEIYITEEELLDFILMGEEVGYDFQFEDNIIYHLDVDNPKELLSKINEFSLDYAKFDRKALLKVGKPDYIEENKQLIKLEKVLKELFIIDKEILKEEIEGFIIAIKNEVPIEDAADIFLQSYEIETEEERIILKGELEKIAWNVRKWTLKGRKMNEIEANSKTIVSSKNIGRNDKCPCGSNKKYKKCCGR; translated from the coding sequence ATGAAAGATATTAATAAACTACAAGAAGAAATAGTAATTAAAGATGCTAAAAAGGCTGATAAAATATGGAAAGAACTTGAGAAAGATAAAAAGTTAGAATATTATTTAACTATGATGACTAAAGAGGAATTACTTAAGATTGGATATATAAATAAGGTCAAAGGTTTAAGTTCATTAAAAAAGCAAGATTTAGTAGTTAGGATTAAAGATATTATACTTGAAAAAATAAATCATATGTTAAGTAACTTAGATTTAGAAAGATTAGAATATTTACAGGAAGTTCTAAGGCATAATGGCAAGAAAGAATATAATCCAAAAGAAATAATTAATGCAACTTATTTTAGAAATAGAGGAATTTTATTTACTGCAGTTAACAACAGAAAATTATTTGCGGTTATGCCATTAGAAATATTTAATCTGATCAAAGAAAAATTAGATGATAATTACAAGAAAAAATCAAAATTTAATTCGGAAGTTATAAATCTAATTTCTGGTTTGCTTTACTATTATGGCGTTATTGAATGTTCTACGTTAAAGAAATTATTAGAAGATAATTATGAAATTTATATTACTGAAGAAGAGTTACTGGATTTTATTTTAATGGGAGAAGAAGTTGGTTATGATTTTCAATTTGAAGATAATATAATATATCATTTAGATGTAGATAATCCAAAAGAATTATTAAGTAAAATTAATGAATTCAGCCTAGATTATGCAAAATTTGATAGAAAAGCATTGTTAAAGGTTGGGAAACCAGATTATATTGAAGAAAATAAGCAACTAATTAAATTAGAAAAAGTATTAAAAGAATTATTTATAATTGATAAAGAAATATTAAAAGAAGAAATTGAAGGATTTATTATTGCAATAAAAAATGAAGTGCCAATTGAAGATGCTGCTGATATTTTTCTACAGTCCTATGAAATTGAAACAGAAGAAGAGAGGATTATATTAAAAGGCGAATTAGAGAAAATTGCATGGAATGTTAGAAAGTGGACACTGAAAGGAAGAAAAATGAATGAGATAGAAGCTAATAGTAAGACAATTGTAAGCAGTAAAAATATAGGAAGAAATGATAAATGTCCATGTGGAAGTAATAAAAAGTATAAAAAATGTTGTGGAAGGTAA
- a CDS encoding AAA family ATPase, whose amino-acid sequence MDISRIVREVLIRAYKIAHDNNNEFITPEHLVLSALEEDIFKDAITKLNGNVKELKDDLINYIDNNIDKVENKEPEESYGIKNVLIFATQQAAFSERNMVALEHIMAAIYTLKDSYAVYFLQKQGIEKQDLLYELSHNQSEMENASKDAIKIIKINPLEYKSMSSNGNAETNKILGKYCTELTNLLEIDEYSLIGREDIINRTIQILSRKTKNNPVHIGEPGVGKTAITMGLVKLIKEGKVPNKLKNAKVFSLDIGSILAGTKYRGDFEERIKLILDEISKSENSIVYIDEIHNIVGAGALNGSSLDGGNLIKGYLLEGKIKFIGATTYDDYKKYFEKDKALIRRFQVIEVKETSIDETIEILKGIKESFEKYHNVKYNDDALEEAVKLSARYINDKFLPDKAIDIMDEAGAYVDINRDRYKEAVVNKEIIEEIISKTCNIPKQTIENTEAEALKSLEEELKKKIFGQDSAIEEVTRAIKLSRAGLTSKEKPVASLLFVGPTGVGKTEIAKVLSQTLGVELVRFDMSEYGEKHSAAKLIGSPPGYVGYEEGGLLTDTIRKKPNSVLLLDEIEKAHPDILNVLLQVMDYGILTDNKGRKSDFRNVIIIMTSNVGARNLSKNSVGFLKDESKQGDIKNDVSKAFSPEFRNRLDKVVIFNEINEEMAINITKNELNKFKEMLISKKVFVNFTDKCIKFISEKGLSKEYGAREIIRVINADIKPLLVDELLFGDLSNGGECEIDVERGKFIVNIQN is encoded by the coding sequence ATGGATATAAGTAGAATAGTTAGAGAAGTTTTAATAAGGGCTTATAAAATTGCCCATGATAATAACAATGAATTTATAACCCCTGAGCATTTAGTATTAAGTGCCTTAGAGGAAGATATTTTTAAAGATGCAATTACCAAGTTAAATGGAAATGTTAAAGAATTAAAAGATGATTTGATAAATTATATAGATAATAATATTGATAAGGTTGAAAATAAAGAGCCTGAAGAGAGTTATGGTATAAAGAATGTGCTAATATTTGCAACACAACAAGCAGCCTTTAGTGAAAGAAATATGGTTGCTTTAGAACATATAATGGCTGCAATATATACTTTGAAGGATAGTTATGCAGTTTATTTTCTTCAAAAGCAAGGAATTGAAAAACAGGATTTATTATATGAATTGTCCCATAACCAATCAGAAATGGAAAATGCTTCTAAGGATGCAATAAAGATAATAAAAATAAATCCATTAGAATATAAAAGTATGAGTTCTAATGGAAATGCTGAAACTAATAAAATATTAGGAAAATATTGTACGGAGCTAACAAATTTGCTAGAGATTGATGAATATTCATTAATTGGAAGAGAAGATATAATAAATAGAACAATACAGATACTTTCAAGAAAGACAAAGAATAATCCTGTGCATATAGGGGAACCAGGAGTAGGTAAAACTGCAATAACAATGGGATTGGTTAAATTAATTAAAGAAGGAAAAGTACCAAATAAATTAAAGAATGCTAAAGTTTTTTCTTTAGATATTGGTTCAATTCTTGCGGGAACAAAATATAGAGGTGATTTTGAGGAGAGAATAAAGCTAATATTAGATGAAATATCTAAATCTGAAAATTCTATAGTCTATATTGATGAAATTCATAATATTGTAGGGGCAGGGGCTTTGAATGGTAGTTCCTTAGATGGAGGAAATCTAATAAAGGGATATTTGTTAGAAGGAAAGATAAAGTTTATAGGGGCAACTACATATGATGATTACAAAAAGTACTTTGAGAAAGATAAAGCCTTAATAAGGAGATTTCAAGTTATAGAAGTAAAAGAAACTTCTATAGATGAAACTATTGAGATACTTAAAGGGATTAAAGAAAGTTTTGAAAAGTACCATAATGTTAAATATAACGATGATGCCTTGGAAGAAGCAGTTAAATTAAGTGCTAGATATATCAATGATAAATTTTTACCAGATAAGGCAATAGACATTATGGATGAAGCTGGTGCTTATGTAGATATCAACAGAGATAGATATAAAGAAGCTGTAGTTAATAAAGAAATTATTGAAGAAATAATTTCTAAAACATGCAATATTCCAAAACAAACAATTGAAAATACAGAGGCAGAAGCTTTAAAATCTTTAGAAGAGGAACTGAAAAAGAAAATTTTCGGACAAGATTCTGCTATAGAGGAAGTGACAAGAGCTATTAAATTATCAAGAGCAGGTCTTACATCTAAAGAAAAGCCTGTTGCTTCATTGCTGTTTGTAGGACCAACAGGAGTAGGTAAAACAGAAATAGCCAAAGTTTTATCTCAGACTTTGGGAGTAGAACTAGTAAGATTTGATATGAGTGAATATGGTGAAAAACATTCTGCAGCAAAACTTATAGGATCTCCTCCAGGATATGTTGGTTATGAAGAAGGAGGGCTATTAACAGATACAATAAGAAAAAAACCGAATTCGGTTTTGTTATTAGATGAAATTGAAAAAGCTCATCCTGATATATTAAATGTTCTTCTTCAAGTTATGGATTATGGAATATTAACGGATAATAAGGGGAGAAAATCAGATTTTAGGAATGTAATAATAATTATGACATCAAATGTTGGAGCAAGAAACTTGAGTAAAAATTCAGTTGGTTTCTTAAAAGATGAATCTAAGCAGGGAGATATAAAAAATGATGTATCTAAAGCATTCTCTCCTGAATTTAGAAATAGGTTGGATAAAGTAGTAATATTTAATGAAATAAATGAGGAAATGGCTATAAATATTACAAAGAATGAGTTAAATAAATTTAAAGAAATGCTAATTTCTAAGAAGGTTTTTGTAAACTTTACTGATAAATGTATAAAATTTATTAGTGAAAAAGGTTTATCTAAGGAATATGGAGCAAGGGAAATTATTAGGGTAATAAATGCAGATATAAAACCTTTATTGGTAGATGAATTATTGTTTGGTGATTTATCTAATGGGGGAGAATGTGAGATTGATGTTGAGAGGGGTAAATTTATTGTCAATATCCAAAATTAG
- a CDS encoding ATP-dependent Clp protease adaptor ClpS: protein METNANVIEKTIIKSKVPRNYKVIMFNDDFTTMEFVVAILEDIFNKNSTEAYRIMMEIHKNGRGVAGIYPYDIAISKVRKVRELAKQEGFPFKLTVEEE from the coding sequence TTGGAAACAAATGCTAATGTTATAGAAAAAACAATAATAAAAAGTAAAGTTCCTAGAAATTATAAAGTAATAATGTTTAATGATGATTTTACTACCATGGAATTTGTCGTAGCTATTCTTGAAGATATATTTAATAAAAATTCCACTGAAGCATATAGAATTATGATGGAAATTCACAAAAACGGAAGAGGAGTAGCGGGAATATATCCTTATGATATAGCTATTTCTAAAGTAAGAAAAGTAAGGGAACTTGCAAAACAAGAAGGATTTCCTTTTAAACTGACAGTAGAGGAGGAGTAA
- a CDS encoding cation diffusion facilitator family transporter, whose translation MITFDGFYSFISLLLSLLAIEATKYINKKDMEKFPFGKAVLEPLLVIFKSLVLLFMCTSSLVSSLNQILSGGNEVETGFALVYSLISSIGCIIVYLYMKKSSKNLKSEIVKAESTQWFMDALISIGVLIGFIVSLILVNIGLGNLSKYIDPGMVILSSIIFLPIPINSIVESFKELINFNVSDSIYEEINILLKEIEKEYVIRDSIARVAKIGRELRIEIDFILSNHSKIKSVEDMDKVREIIDENTNKFNMEKWMNISFSKKRKWSM comes from the coding sequence ATGATTACTTTTGATGGTTTCTATTCTTTCATAAGTTTGTTATTATCTTTGCTAGCAATTGAAGCTACTAAGTATATTAATAAAAAAGATATGGAAAAATTTCCTTTTGGGAAAGCTGTATTAGAGCCGTTACTAGTAATTTTTAAATCTTTGGTATTATTGTTTATGTGCACAAGTAGTTTAGTATCATCCCTAAATCAAATTCTAAGTGGAGGAAATGAAGTAGAAACTGGCTTTGCTCTAGTTTATTCTTTAATATCTTCGATTGGATGTATAATTGTATATTTATATATGAAAAAATCATCTAAGAACTTAAAATCAGAAATAGTTAAGGCTGAAAGTACTCAATGGTTTATGGATGCACTTATTAGTATAGGTGTATTAATTGGATTTATTGTTTCATTAATTTTGGTTAATATTGGTCTAGGAAATCTATCAAAATATATTGATCCGGGAATGGTTATTTTGTCATCAATTATATTTTTACCTATTCCAATAAATTCGATAGTGGAATCATTTAAAGAGCTGATTAATTTTAATGTTAGTGATAGTATTTATGAAGAAATTAATATTCTTCTTAAGGAAATAGAAAAGGAATATGTTATTAGAGATTCAATAGCAAGGGTAGCTAAAATAGGAAGAGAGCTAAGGATAGAAATTGATTTTATATTATCCAATCATTCTAAAATAAAATCTGTAGAAGATATGGATAAGGTAAGAGAAATAATTGATGAAAATACAAATAAATTTAATATGGAAAAGTGGATGAACATATCCTTTAGTAAAAAAAGGAAATGGTCTATGTAG
- a CDS encoding methyl-accepting chemotaxis protein, whose translation MKIRFNKKRRKVQKRINTKDKHVNNTVKLKKTMGKKIFKITVGVTVIAMLLFITSNIFMFRNILEGIEENSIIKGKHIKGSISSGDIINILNNKTPGSYEYKKIKNDLISAKGNEDVSSSRILIKSDNMVQILVDTESNLLSFGNHFDFDGTLEKAFNGEMVVNQLKEDKNTFINIYYPINDSANNIIAVLEVSDDITSIVDAREKIIFQTSILAIILIVVYGIMSFLLSKTINKNVKKIIQGLLVMSRGDLTEEIHVDGKDEIHLIASYINELRLKISAMINKIQDMSNDEIKIVEELSTSSKNMAEASSEVSANIQEIDSNLYIQNNDMEQISDLLNGFENSIQDVSLVVNEADSLLVDVNDKLKNSSDDLINLQASKKEIENSLYYFNSKLANLYNSLEKIKNIAILIDGIADQTNLLALNASIEAARVGEAGKGFAVVANEIRDLAEEVKKSSLDIDKLLMTLISEKNDVEETSKIMEIKLANQFEVIDRSTYSFKDIINRILEVMPKMRTVNKKMDLVTEEKINITSSIEKSKELLEQIANSAEGISAFTEELNQIANEVAQVGNQLNSNAKEIGMEINKFKIN comes from the coding sequence ATGAAAATTAGATTTAATAAAAAAAGAAGAAAAGTTCAAAAAAGAATAAACACTAAAGATAAACATGTTAATAATACTGTTAAACTCAAAAAAACTATGGGTAAAAAGATATTTAAAATAACAGTTGGAGTAACAGTGATTGCAATGTTATTATTTATTACCTCCAATATATTTATGTTTAGAAATATTCTTGAAGGAATAGAAGAAAATTCCATTATTAAAGGAAAGCACATTAAAGGAAGTATAAGTAGCGGGGATATTATTAACATACTAAATAATAAAACACCTGGAAGTTATGAATATAAGAAAATTAAAAATGATCTTATAAGTGCAAAGGGAAATGAGGATGTTTCAAGTTCAAGAATATTAATAAAGTCTGATAATATGGTTCAAATATTAGTAGATACAGAGAGTAATTTATTATCCTTTGGAAACCATTTTGATTTTGATGGTACTTTAGAAAAGGCATTCAATGGAGAAATGGTAGTTAATCAGTTGAAAGAAGATAAAAATACATTTATTAATATTTATTATCCTATAAATGATTCGGCTAATAACATTATAGCTGTATTAGAAGTATCAGATGATATTACTAGTATAGTTGATGCTAGAGAAAAAATAATTTTTCAAACAAGTATTTTAGCTATCATTCTAATTGTTGTTTATGGTATTATGTCCTTCTTATTATCAAAAACTATCAATAAAAATGTAAAAAAAATAATACAAGGCTTATTAGTAATGTCAAGAGGTGACTTAACTGAAGAGATACATGTAGATGGTAAGGATGAAATACATTTAATTGCTTCTTATATTAATGAATTAAGATTAAAAATTTCTGCAATGATAAATAAAATACAAGATATGTCGAATGATGAAATAAAAATTGTAGAAGAACTGTCAACCTCAAGCAAGAATATGGCTGAAGCCTCTTCTGAAGTATCTGCTAATATACAGGAAATAGATTCGAATTTATATATTCAAAATAATGATATGGAGCAAATAAGTGACTTGCTTAATGGTTTTGAAAATTCAATTCAGGATGTTAGTTTAGTTGTAAATGAAGCAGATAGTCTTTTAGTAGATGTAAATGATAAATTAAAGAATAGTAGTGATGATTTAATTAATCTTCAAGCTTCAAAGAAAGAAATAGAGAACTCTTTATATTATTTTAATAGTAAATTAGCTAACTTATATAATTCGCTTGAAAAAATTAAGAACATAGCAATTTTAATAGATGGAATTGCAGATCAAACAAATTTACTAGCTTTAAATGCATCGATAGAAGCGGCAAGAGTAGGGGAAGCTGGAAAGGGATTTGCGGTTGTAGCAAACGAAATTAGAGATTTGGCTGAGGAAGTAAAAAAATCTTCTTTAGATATTGATAAGCTGCTTATGACCTTAATTAGTGAAAAAAATGATGTTGAAGAAACATCAAAAATTATGGAAATAAAACTTGCAAATCAATTCGAAGTTATTGATAGGTCTACATATTCCTTTAAGGATATAATAAATAGAATTCTTGAAGTTATGCCAAAAATGAGAACAGTAAATAAAAAGATGGATTTAGTAACTGAAGAGAAAATTAATATTACTAGTTCTATAGAAAAATCAAAAGAGTTACTTGAGCAAATTGCTAATTCTGCTGAAGGTATTAGTGCTTTTACAGAAGAATTAAATCAAATAGCAAACGAGGTTGCGCAAGTTGGAAACCAATTAAATTCAAATGCTAAAGAAATAGGTATGGAAATTAATAAGTTTAAAATAAATTAG